The following are encoded in a window of Providencia rettgeri genomic DNA:
- the tssL gene encoding type VI secretion system protein TssL, short form — MSKDTTAQTIDNIFADTWLMACQLQQGVHIADGDKLYRHACQLIDHTRQLLTQHGYNEHTIEHMLYAQCALLDESVMKRAKGDLAYQVWVQSPLQARYFNTLDAGEQIWDRLRGLLAEASPNEAALTCFYRILTLGFVGKFRRLDHPEREQIVVQLNSLLPRFQSISELPLVVKPKLRFSRRRLYWLSWLTGVIVIFAMWWGFSTSLEHLLQQWMTQGQ, encoded by the coding sequence TTTGCAGACACATGGCTAATGGCATGCCAATTACAGCAAGGTGTACACATTGCTGATGGTGATAAGCTTTATCGCCATGCCTGCCAACTTATTGATCATACACGCCAATTACTCACTCAACATGGTTATAACGAGCACACCATTGAGCATATGTTGTATGCGCAATGCGCTTTGCTTGATGAAAGTGTGATGAAACGCGCCAAAGGTGATTTAGCGTACCAAGTGTGGGTGCAATCTCCGCTACAAGCACGTTATTTCAATACGTTAGATGCAGGTGAACAAATTTGGGATCGGTTGCGTGGGTTACTGGCTGAGGCCAGCCCCAATGAAGCCGCCCTTACCTGTTTTTACCGTATTTTAACGTTAGGTTTTGTCGGGAAATTTCGGCGTCTCGATCACCCTGAGCGTGAGCAAATTGTCGTTCAGTTAAATTCGCTGCTCCCTCGTTTTCAGTCTATATCTGAATTGCCTTTGGTCGTAAAACCTAAATTACGTTTTAGCCGTCGCCGCTTATATTGGCTCAGCTGGTTAACAGGTGTAATAGTGATTTTCGCTATGTGGTGGGGGTTCTCAACCTCGCTTGAGCATTTATTACAACAATGGATGACGCAAGGACAGTAA